One segment of Rhizobium sp. NXC14 DNA contains the following:
- a CDS encoding GFA family protein: protein MERIEMEVSGGCQCGAVRYHATAMFDNSHLCHCRMCQKASGNIFAALVAAPDDALAWTRGKPSVWKSSELVERGFCANCGTPLFFHHLENGRTNLMIGSLDHPNAFPPHANTCTENMVAWFDTITDIENTGATETNGADWAAAIRESNNQHPDRDTGSWTVRGRDG, encoded by the coding sequence ATGGAACGCATCGAGATGGAAGTCAGCGGCGGCTGTCAGTGCGGCGCCGTGCGCTACCACGCAACCGCCATGTTCGACAATTCGCATCTTTGCCATTGCCGCATGTGCCAGAAGGCTTCCGGCAACATCTTTGCCGCGCTCGTCGCCGCGCCCGATGATGCGCTCGCCTGGACTCGTGGCAAGCCGAGCGTCTGGAAGAGCTCGGAGCTAGTCGAGCGCGGCTTCTGCGCCAATTGCGGCACGCCATTGTTCTTCCATCACCTGGAAAACGGTCGCACCAACCTGATGATCGGTTCGCTCGACCATCCGAACGCCTTCCCGCCGCATGCCAATACCTGCACCGAAAACATGGTGGCATGGTTCGACACGATCACGGACATAGAAAATACCGGCGCGACCGAAACCAACGGCGCTGACTGGGCTGCGGCGATCAGGGAAAGCAACAACCAGCACCCCGATCGCGATACCGGCTCGTGGACGGTGAGGGGGCGTGACGGCTGA
- a CDS encoding DUF3095 domain-containing protein, which yields MTTGTDEEFFASVPRFSAFEGVTDAGNYRPLPEGWVLALADIVGSTQAIAGGRYKDVNMAGASVISAVLNAVGKGDYPFVFGGDGALIALPGSLEKTARDALAAVQVWVEEDLGLMLRIAIVPVADTRAEGLDVRVARYSASPHVTYAMFWGGGTSWAERQMKLGRYGVERAAPGTRPDLTGLSCRWSPIAAENGEIVSIIAVPGEGRPGEEFRDLVNGIVAITAEQNRGSHPVPADGPKFAFSLKGINREAKATAPAGRRLWQKLIIFLQLAIILACYRLGLPLGRFDARRYKRDVAGNSDFRKFDDGLKMTVDVDAGRLKRIETLLEDARAKGIARYGLHRQSSALMTCFVPTPISRDHMHFIDGASGGYAVAASRMAGKSLSAVSVTP from the coding sequence ATGACAACCGGGACCGACGAAGAATTCTTTGCGAGCGTGCCGCGCTTCAGCGCCTTCGAGGGCGTGACCGATGCCGGCAATTACCGGCCGTTGCCGGAGGGATGGGTGCTGGCGCTTGCCGATATCGTCGGTTCGACGCAGGCGATTGCCGGCGGTCGCTACAAGGACGTCAACATGGCCGGCGCCAGCGTCATTTCGGCGGTGCTGAATGCAGTCGGCAAGGGCGACTATCCCTTCGTCTTCGGCGGCGATGGCGCGCTGATCGCGCTGCCGGGTTCGCTGGAGAAGACGGCGCGGGATGCGCTCGCCGCCGTGCAGGTCTGGGTCGAGGAGGATCTCGGCCTGATGCTGCGCATCGCCATCGTGCCGGTCGCCGATACCCGCGCGGAGGGCCTCGACGTGCGCGTCGCGCGCTATTCCGCAAGCCCGCATGTCACCTATGCGATGTTTTGGGGCGGCGGCACAAGCTGGGCGGAACGACAGATGAAGCTCGGCCGTTACGGCGTCGAGCGCGCCGCGCCGGGCACGCGGCCGGATCTAACTGGCCTGTCCTGCCGCTGGAGCCCGATTGCGGCGGAGAATGGCGAGATCGTCTCGATCATCGCCGTGCCCGGCGAAGGCCGGCCGGGCGAAGAATTCCGCGATCTCGTCAACGGCATCGTCGCCATCACCGCCGAGCAGAACCGCGGCAGCCATCCGGTGCCGGCCGACGGCCCGAAATTCGCCTTCTCGCTGAAGGGCATCAATCGCGAGGCCAAGGCCACCGCGCCCGCGGGAAGACGGCTGTGGCAGAAGCTGATCATCTTCCTGCAGCTCGCCATCATCCTCGCGTGCTACAGGCTCGGCCTTCCACTCGGACGCTTTGATGCCCGCCGCTACAAGCGCGACGTCGCCGGCAATTCCGATTTCCGCAAGTTCGACGACGGGCTGAAGATGACGGTCGACGTCGACGCCGGCCGCTTGAAACGGATCGAGACGCTGCTGGAAGACGCGCGGGCCAAGGGCATCGCCCGCTACGGCCTGCATCGCCAGTCCTCGGCTTTGATGACCTGCTTCGTGCCGACGCCGATCTCGCGCGACCACATGCATTTCATCGACGGTGCGTCAGGCGGCTATGCGGTGGCCGCCAGCCGGATGGCCGGCAAATCGCTTTCGGCCGTTTCCGTCACGCCTTGA
- a CDS encoding nucleotide sugar dehydrogenase, translating to MAPSTFDTLLQKIETRAARAGIIGLGYVGLPLAIAVARSGFAVTGFDIDPSKMVALDARRSYIDAVSNEALAAEIEAGRFQATTDFAGLGECDVIIICVPTPLTKHRDPDLSFVEATSRSIAEHLRPGQLVALESTTYPGTTDDIVKVILEGTGLKSGADFFVGFSPEREDPGNQHYHTATIPKVVAGDGPEALALMKAFYGAAVSTVVPVSSNATAEAVKLTENIFRSVNIALVNELKTVYAAMGIDVWEVIEAAKTKPFGYMPFYPGPGLGGHCIPIDPFYLTWKSREYELPTRFIELAGEINSAMPRYVVGKLAEALDMRAGKALSRSRVLVLGLAYKKNVADIRESPSLRLIEIIEERGGRADYHDPFVAEIPPTREYQALKGRKSVGLTPQALSGYDAVLVATDHDSVDYAALAKTAALIVDTRNVFDRLGLSADHVIKA from the coding sequence TTGGCCCCCTCAACCTTCGACACGCTTCTGCAGAAGATCGAAACCCGCGCGGCGCGTGCCGGCATTATCGGGCTCGGTTATGTTGGCCTGCCGCTGGCGATTGCGGTAGCGCGCAGCGGTTTTGCGGTCACCGGCTTTGACATCGATCCCTCAAAGATGGTGGCGCTCGATGCCCGCCGCTCCTACATCGACGCCGTCAGCAACGAAGCGCTCGCAGCCGAGATCGAGGCGGGGCGGTTCCAGGCGACCACGGATTTCGCAGGCCTTGGCGAATGCGATGTCATCATCATCTGCGTGCCGACGCCGCTGACCAAACATCGCGACCCCGATCTTTCCTTCGTCGAGGCGACCTCGCGCTCGATCGCTGAGCACCTGCGTCCCGGCCAGCTCGTCGCTCTGGAATCGACCACCTATCCCGGCACGACGGACGATATCGTCAAGGTCATTCTCGAAGGCACCGGGTTGAAATCCGGCGCGGACTTCTTCGTCGGCTTCTCGCCGGAGCGCGAGGACCCCGGCAACCAGCATTATCACACCGCGACCATCCCGAAGGTCGTCGCCGGCGACGGGCCGGAGGCGTTGGCTCTGATGAAGGCCTTCTACGGCGCTGCGGTTTCGACCGTCGTCCCGGTTTCCTCGAATGCGACGGCCGAAGCGGTCAAGCTCACCGAAAACATCTTCCGTTCGGTCAACATCGCCCTCGTCAACGAGCTGAAGACCGTCTATGCGGCCATGGGCATCGACGTCTGGGAAGTGATCGAGGCGGCCAAGACCAAGCCCTTCGGCTATATGCCCTTCTATCCCGGCCCCGGCCTCGGCGGCCATTGCATCCCAATCGATCCCTTCTATCTCACCTGGAAATCGCGCGAATACGAGTTGCCGACCCGCTTCATCGAGCTTGCCGGCGAGATCAATTCGGCGATGCCGCGCTATGTCGTCGGCAAACTAGCCGAAGCGCTCGACATGCGCGCCGGCAAGGCGCTGAGCCGCAGCCGTGTGCTGGTGCTGGGCCTCGCCTACAAGAAGAACGTCGCCGATATCAGAGAGAGCCCGTCGCTGCGGCTGATTGAAATCATCGAGGAGCGCGGCGGCCGCGCCGATTACCACGATCCCTTCGTCGCCGAGATCCCGCCGACGCGTGAATACCAGGCCCTGAAAGGTCGCAAGTCGGTGGGGCTGACGCCGCAGGCCTTGAGCGGCTATGACGCAGTGCTGGTCGCGACCGATCATGACAGTGTGGATTATGCGGCGCTCGCCAAAACTGCTGCGCTGATCGTCGATACCCGCAATGTCTTCGACCGGCTCGGCCTCTCGGCCGATCACGTCATCAAGGCGTGA
- a CDS encoding glycosyltransferase family 4 protein, which produces MRVAFYAPMKSPNHPVPSGDRLMARLLIRALELAGHQVEIVSEFRTHAPTPEAAAALAPAISAELGRLREKWQKEPRPDLWFCYHPYYKSPDPFGPAIAAELAIPYVTAEASYAAKRDRTDWADRQKRVGEAVMQAAVNISFTERDRAGLSAAFPQARLAALKPFIDSALFEAVRPAPDPGRLMTVAMMRAGDKMESYAMLAKALRLIENKPWTLSVIGDGPMRREVEGLFAGFPGRIEWLGERSETEIAGLLARGGIYVWPGCGEAYGLAYLEAQAAGLPVVAQQTAGVPAVVEAGVTGLLTPEGDVAAYAGAIAALLGDGRKRDAMGQAARRFVLEERSLAVAARVLDEILRKAQEQE; this is translated from the coding sequence ATGCGGGTCGCCTTCTATGCGCCGATGAAATCGCCGAACCACCCGGTGCCTTCGGGCGACCGGCTGATGGCGCGGCTGTTGATCCGGGCATTGGAGCTTGCCGGGCATCAAGTCGAGATCGTTTCCGAATTCCGCACTCATGCCCCGACACCGGAGGCGGCCGCGGCGCTCGCACCCGCCATCTCGGCCGAATTGGGGCGGTTGCGGGAGAAATGGCAAAAAGAGCCGCGGCCGGATCTCTGGTTCTGCTATCATCCCTATTATAAATCGCCCGATCCCTTCGGGCCGGCGATCGCCGCCGAATTGGCTATTCCCTATGTCACCGCCGAAGCCTCCTATGCAGCAAAACGCGACCGGACGGATTGGGCCGACCGACAGAAGCGCGTGGGGGAGGCGGTCATGCAGGCGGCGGTCAATATCAGCTTCACCGAGCGTGATCGGGCCGGACTATCAGCCGCCTTTCCGCAGGCGCGGCTTGCGGCTCTCAAGCCGTTCATCGATTCGGCGCTGTTCGAGGCGGTGCGTCCGGCGCCCGATCCCGGCCGGCTGATGACCGTCGCGATGATGCGGGCCGGCGACAAGATGGAAAGCTACGCGATGCTCGCAAAAGCATTGCGGCTGATTGAAAACAAGCCATGGACCCTTTCAGTCATCGGCGACGGGCCGATGCGCCGAGAGGTGGAGGGGCTGTTTGCCGGCTTTCCCGGCCGCATCGAATGGCTGGGCGAGCGGAGCGAGACCGAGATCGCCGGCCTGCTCGCGCGCGGCGGCATTTATGTCTGGCCCGGCTGCGGCGAGGCCTATGGCCTTGCCTATCTCGAAGCCCAGGCCGCCGGCCTACCTGTCGTGGCGCAGCAAACGGCGGGCGTGCCCGCCGTGGTCGAGGCCGGCGTCACCGGCCTGCTGACGCCGGAGGGCGATGTCGCCGCCTATGCCGGGGCCATCGCGGCCCTGCTCGGCGACGGGCGGAAACGCGACGCGATGGGGCAGGCAGCGCGGCGCTTCGTGCTCGAGGAGCGCTCGCTCGCGGTGGCTGCCCGCGTTCTGGACGAGATTTTGCGCAAGGCGCAGGAACAGGAGTGA
- a CDS encoding adenylate/guanylate cyclase domain-containing protein, with the protein MRWSKPLRVHLGVLVVASLLCTSMPIIWLAFRQGSNAAVSAGAQQMREMSLRLIEGYRHTLEGGYEAVALASTLPQLVSPPPQDIKAKQDLFLEVLRNVPEATSIYTGYPDGSYLQVINAGRRDVRQTLAAPDEAAFAIRTIAGRQSANVISTLGFLDGKARLIGERDVDDASFDPRQRPWYQSVVQDGAPVSVGPYVTGTLKVPTLTIAAPMKDDGRVVVGINVHLQTIGRLLDAQSISPHARAYVIDGGGNLVAHSDPDIMSRIIAIWSRTSGAFAITANAFDTSLETIVRLRQDPAFANGGLARIELDGVSHLVQIAPVSVSGLFRGSTAAIVVPLDDLVAEANRLLVRNLLIAGILLIAGVAASVVLSRMVSRSLYRLADEARMIGDLEVSEKALSHSWITEINTLASALSASRHAIGQFALYVPREVVRRIVSPDGRTVVKAKRQDVTVLFTDIRDFTTISEQNSPEDVVDTLSAYFELLNTIAESHDGTVVQYLGDSIFVMWNAPVPDARHADHGCRCALAMKAAVDELNGKNRRHGRPELFTRFGLHTGPAVVGSFGAISRQQYTAMGDTINVASRLEGLNKEYGTSILVSAAIHNAVGDRFQFRPLGLVQVKGRAEKVDLWELVGDLRC; encoded by the coding sequence GTGCGCTGGTCCAAACCGCTCAGAGTGCATCTCGGTGTCCTGGTCGTCGCATCGCTGCTTTGCACGTCGATGCCGATTATCTGGTTGGCGTTCAGGCAGGGAAGCAATGCTGCCGTGAGTGCCGGCGCGCAGCAGATGCGCGAGATGAGCCTGCGGCTGATCGAGGGATATCGCCACACGCTGGAGGGAGGCTACGAGGCGGTGGCGCTGGCATCCACCCTGCCGCAGCTCGTTTCGCCGCCGCCTCAGGATATCAAGGCGAAACAGGACCTCTTTCTCGAAGTTCTGCGAAATGTCCCCGAGGCAACGAGCATCTATACCGGATACCCTGACGGCTCGTACCTGCAGGTCATCAACGCTGGAAGGAGGGATGTCCGCCAGACCCTCGCGGCGCCTGACGAAGCGGCTTTCGCGATCAGAACGATCGCCGGGCGACAAAGCGCGAACGTCATATCGACGCTTGGCTTTCTCGACGGCAAGGCAAGACTGATCGGCGAACGGGATGTCGACGACGCGTCTTTCGATCCGCGGCAACGCCCGTGGTATCAATCGGTCGTTCAGGACGGCGCCCCGGTCTCCGTCGGCCCCTATGTGACCGGAACGCTCAAGGTGCCGACGCTGACGATCGCGGCACCGATGAAGGACGATGGGCGGGTGGTCGTCGGCATCAACGTTCACCTGCAGACCATCGGCCGCCTGCTGGATGCACAGAGCATTTCGCCGCATGCCCGAGCCTATGTCATCGACGGGGGCGGCAATCTCGTTGCTCATTCCGACCCTGATATCATGAGCAGGATCATCGCAATATGGTCGAGAACCTCAGGCGCCTTCGCCATAACGGCAAACGCCTTCGATACCAGTCTCGAAACGATTGTCCGGCTGCGGCAGGACCCTGCCTTCGCAAACGGCGGCCTGGCGCGGATCGAACTTGATGGTGTAAGCCATCTTGTCCAGATCGCCCCGGTCAGCGTGTCCGGCCTGTTCCGGGGAAGCACGGCCGCAATCGTCGTGCCGCTGGACGACCTCGTTGCTGAGGCCAACCGGCTGCTCGTGCGCAATCTCCTGATTGCCGGCATCCTGTTGATCGCGGGTGTTGCGGCATCGGTGGTCCTGTCGCGCATGGTCAGCCGCTCTCTGTACCGCCTCGCCGACGAGGCGCGCATGATTGGCGATCTCGAGGTCAGCGAGAAGGCCCTGTCGCACTCCTGGATAACGGAAATCAACACATTGGCGAGCGCGCTCTCGGCAAGCCGTCACGCCATCGGCCAGTTTGCCCTCTATGTTCCGCGTGAAGTGGTCCGCCGGATCGTCAGCCCTGACGGGCGAACGGTCGTCAAGGCGAAGCGGCAGGACGTGACCGTGCTGTTTACCGATATCAGGGACTTCACGACCATATCGGAGCAGAATTCGCCCGAGGACGTGGTCGATACGCTATCGGCCTATTTCGAGCTGCTGAACACCATTGCCGAGAGCCATGACGGCACAGTCGTCCAATATCTCGGCGACTCCATTTTCGTCATGTGGAATGCCCCTGTCCCGGATGCCAGGCATGCCGACCACGGCTGCCGATGCGCGCTTGCCATGAAAGCCGCCGTCGACGAACTCAATGGGAAAAACCGGAGGCACGGCCGCCCCGAACTCTTCACGCGATTCGGTCTCCATACTGGCCCCGCCGTCGTCGGCAGTTTCGGAGCGATCTCGCGCCAGCAATACACGGCCATGGGCGATACGATCAACGTCGCCTCCCGGCTGGAAGGATTAAACAAGGAATACGGCACCTCGATCCTGGTGAGCGCCGCTATCCATAACGCCGTCGGCGATCGCTTCCAGTTTCGGCCGCTGGGTCTGGTGCAGGTGAAGGGGCGGGCTGAAAAGGTCGATCTATGGGAGCTGGTTGGGGATCTCAGGTGCTAG
- a CDS encoding adenylate/guanylate cyclase domain-containing protein: MTTASVTGIFSERSIRRARLGSGLVIFVFVLLHMSNHALGLVSIAAADKARHLFLAIWRNPAGTVLFYGSVLVHMTLVLRAIYIRRSLVMPKGEAAQMVLGLLIPLLLIDHVIGTRIAHELYGYIDNYETIVGMLWLRTPATGVRQAFGLIAVWIHGCIGIHYWLRYRPWYSGFAPLLLALAILAPVLSLLGFVEMGRTLADPTYQLTSIEPYATTVNSHYVSDPEIRSQIAMVRAGLYGAFSASLIIVVAARTQRRLKERLDQVAVHYPGGEVIRVPRGFTVLEASRLGGLPHYSVCGGKGQCSTCRVQILGDYQTLPPPDKLEQTTLKRINAGPDVRLACQLRPNTDVSVAPLLVPAVEAALPANSQETSPGREREIVVLFVDIRHFTTLTETRLPFDVVFLLNRYFAIIGKAVEQAGGRLDKFIGDGAMALFGLNAAPEEACRQALDAAAAINIGIDKLAAELAEELTLPLRIAIGIHTGPAVIGTMGYGRVRSMTAIGDTVNVASRLESAAKEFDAAIVFSEPVARLAGADLDDIQSREISVRGRALPLKVYVVPREKAAEPLKGKA; encoded by the coding sequence ATGACGACGGCCTCGGTCACAGGGATTTTTTCGGAGCGCTCGATCAGAAGGGCAAGGCTCGGTTCCGGGCTGGTTATTTTCGTCTTCGTTCTCTTGCATATGTCGAACCATGCACTCGGACTCGTTTCGATCGCCGCGGCCGATAAGGCCCGCCATCTTTTCCTGGCAATCTGGCGCAATCCCGCCGGCACCGTCCTGTTTTACGGATCAGTCCTCGTCCATATGACCCTGGTGCTGCGCGCCATCTACATCAGGCGCAGCCTGGTCATGCCGAAGGGGGAAGCAGCCCAGATGGTGCTCGGCCTGCTGATCCCGCTGCTTCTGATCGATCACGTCATCGGCACCCGCATTGCCCATGAGCTCTATGGCTATATCGACAATTACGAGACGATCGTCGGCATGTTATGGCTGCGGACGCCGGCGACGGGCGTGCGCCAGGCATTCGGCCTGATCGCGGTGTGGATCCACGGCTGCATCGGCATCCATTACTGGCTGCGTTACCGCCCCTGGTACAGCGGTTTCGCACCGCTGCTGCTGGCGCTGGCGATCCTTGCGCCGGTGCTGTCGCTGCTCGGTTTCGTCGAAATGGGCCGCACACTTGCCGACCCCACCTATCAACTGACCTCCATCGAGCCTTACGCAACGACCGTGAATTCCCACTATGTCTCCGACCCCGAAATCCGCAGCCAGATCGCCATGGTTCGCGCCGGGCTCTATGGCGCCTTCTCGGCCTCGCTGATCATCGTCGTTGCCGCCCGCACACAGCGCAGGCTGAAGGAGCGTCTCGATCAGGTCGCGGTGCACTATCCGGGCGGCGAAGTGATCCGCGTGCCGCGTGGGTTCACGGTGCTGGAGGCGAGCCGGCTCGGCGGTCTGCCGCATTATTCGGTCTGCGGCGGCAAGGGCCAGTGCTCCACCTGCCGGGTACAGATTCTTGGTGATTACCAGACGCTGCCGCCGCCCGACAAGCTTGAACAGACGACACTGAAACGCATCAATGCCGGCCCTGATGTCCGCCTCGCCTGCCAGCTTCGGCCGAATACCGATGTCTCGGTCGCGCCCCTTCTCGTGCCGGCCGTCGAGGCGGCTCTTCCCGCCAACAGCCAGGAGACGAGCCCCGGCCGTGAGCGTGAAATCGTCGTGCTCTTCGTCGATATCCGTCATTTCACCACGCTGACGGAAACGCGCCTGCCCTTCGACGTCGTCTTCCTGCTGAACCGCTATTTCGCCATCATCGGCAAGGCGGTGGAGCAGGCGGGCGGCCGGCTCGACAAATTCATCGGCGACGGCGCCATGGCGCTCTTCGGCCTCAACGCCGCGCCGGAGGAGGCCTGCCGCCAAGCGCTCGACGCGGCGGCGGCAATCAACATCGGGATCGACAAACTCGCCGCCGAACTGGCCGAAGAGCTGACGCTGCCGCTGCGGATCGCCATCGGCATCCACACCGGCCCGGCCGTCATCGGCACGATGGGCTATGGCCGGGTGCGCAGCATGACGGCGATTGGAGATACGGTGAACGTCGCGAGCCGACTGGAAAGTGCGGCCAAGGAATTCGACGCGGCGATCGTCTTCTCCGAGCCGGTGGCCAGGCTTGCCGGCGCCGATCTTGACGACATCCAAAGCCGTGAAATCAGCGTGCGCGGCCGCGCCCTGCCCTTGAAAGTCTATGTCGTTCCGAGAGAGAAAGCGGCAGAACCGCTCAAAGGAAAAGCCTGA
- a CDS encoding Rrf2 family transcriptional regulator, protein MRNDSRLSRMLHVLIHMDRHEHAATSEVIAKMLNTNPVVVRRTMAGLRDQGYVRSEKGHGGGWTLVRQLSDTTLLDVYNALGDPHLFAIGPADDQPKCLVEQAVNSALADAMKEAEALLLRRLGSVTLEEIAADFETKLKARSAAAYSCAS, encoded by the coding sequence ATGCGCAACGACAGCCGCCTTTCCCGCATGCTGCACGTGCTGATCCACATGGATCGGCATGAACATGCGGCAACCTCCGAGGTGATTGCAAAGATGCTCAACACCAATCCCGTCGTCGTGCGCCGCACCATGGCCGGCCTTCGCGACCAGGGCTATGTGCGTTCGGAAAAAGGCCATGGCGGCGGCTGGACGCTGGTGCGGCAATTGTCCGACACCACCCTGCTCGACGTCTACAACGCGCTTGGCGACCCCCACCTCTTCGCCATCGGCCCCGCCGATGATCAGCCCAAATGTCTGGTCGAGCAGGCGGTGAATAGTGCGCTGGCCGATGCGATGAAGGAGGCGGAAGCGCTGCTTCTGAGGCGGCTGGGCAGCGTGACGCTGGAGGAAATCGCGGCTGACTTCGAGACAAAACTGAAGGCGCGCTCGGCCGCGGCTTATTCCTGTGCCTCGTGA
- a CDS encoding NAD(P)/FAD-dependent oxidoreductase → MSYEVIVIGGNFAGLSAAMQLTRARRRVLLVDAGAPRNRFSLASHGFLGQDGQAPAAIMGEGKRQLSLYPNIKLCDGKVIRARKEGEEFAIAIEGGGEERAARLILATGVSDTLPDIPGLSDRWGRAVLHCPYCHGYEVSGGELGVLANYPHSAHSAMMIPDWGTTTFFTQALFEPDEEQLARLTARGVRIERSPIVELLGDSPKLQAVRLADGRIVPLDAIFVAPKTVMASPIADQLGCAFDDGAFGPVIRTGENKETSVKGVFAAGDAASSMHSGTLASASGVLAGVHCHQSLVMPPAG, encoded by the coding sequence ATGTCCTACGAAGTCATCGTCATCGGCGGCAATTTTGCCGGCCTGTCGGCAGCCATGCAGCTCACCCGGGCGCGCCGGCGGGTTCTGCTCGTCGATGCGGGCGCGCCGCGAAACCGGTTTTCGCTGGCCTCGCACGGTTTCCTCGGCCAGGACGGCCAGGCGCCCGCGGCGATCATGGGTGAGGGGAAGAGGCAGCTTTCGCTTTATCCGAACATAAAGCTGTGCGACGGCAAGGTTATCCGCGCCCGGAAGGAGGGCGAGGAATTCGCTATCGCCATCGAAGGCGGCGGTGAAGAACGTGCTGCCCGCCTCATTCTCGCAACCGGCGTCAGCGACACGCTGCCCGACATACCTGGCCTTAGCGACCGCTGGGGCCGAGCGGTGCTGCACTGCCCCTATTGCCACGGCTATGAGGTGAGCGGCGGCGAACTGGGCGTCCTTGCTAACTATCCGCATTCGGCCCATTCCGCCATGATGATCCCGGACTGGGGTACGACCACCTTCTTCACCCAGGCACTATTTGAGCCCGATGAAGAGCAGCTGGCACGGCTGACAGCACGTGGGGTACGCATCGAGCGCAGCCCGATCGTGGAGCTGTTGGGCGATAGTCCGAAACTCCAGGCGGTGCGTCTCGCCGACGGCCGTATAGTTCCGCTCGACGCCATATTCGTCGCGCCGAAGACGGTGATGGCGAGCCCCATCGCCGACCAGCTCGGCTGCGCCTTCGACGACGGCGCCTTCGGGCCGGTCATCCGCACCGGCGAAAACAAGGAGACCAGCGTCAAGGGCGTCTTCGCCGCCGGCGATGCCGCAAGCTCCATGCACAGCGGCACGCTCGCCTCCGCCTCCGGCGTGCTCGCCGGCGTGCATTGCCATCAGTCGCTGGTGATGCCGCCCGCCGGATAG
- a CDS encoding FkbM family methyltransferase encodes MHGKPWLTAKYWSRRLRKARNRVASRFFDTRLGRRLLIENIGRRVVSMTVDAGDHLMTFSPSDYIGRKVFRKGHFERDAVDRLIAILRERGLLRKDATLLEIGGNIGTQTVYFALSGTYAKIVSVEPDPRNFPLLELNIRQNRLEEKVRLVNCAAGEHAGEIDFFLNLNNHGKSSAIRQGSSDRKVTVPVKPVSEILAGLSIDPAAIGLVWMDIEGYEPVACRSMQPLLSRRVPLHMEFTPLFYGREGTKAFITMLSGFYEDCVVLFEDREEEMKVRDLPGDIDQYNVLFLP; translated from the coding sequence ATGCACGGCAAGCCCTGGCTCACCGCCAAATATTGGAGCCGCCGGTTGCGCAAGGCGCGCAATAGAGTCGCCTCGCGCTTCTTCGACACCCGCCTCGGCCGCCGGCTGCTGATCGAGAATATCGGCCGGCGCGTCGTCTCGATGACGGTCGATGCCGGTGATCATCTGATGACCTTCTCGCCTTCCGACTATATCGGCCGAAAGGTCTTCCGGAAGGGCCATTTCGAGCGCGACGCCGTCGACCGGTTGATCGCCATCCTGCGCGAGCGCGGCCTGCTCAGGAAGGATGCGACGCTGCTCGAGATCGGCGGCAATATTGGCACCCAGACGGTTTATTTCGCCTTGAGCGGCACCTATGCCAAGATCGTCAGCGTCGAGCCCGATCCGCGCAATTTCCCGCTGCTTGAACTGAACATCCGCCAGAACCGGCTGGAGGAGAAGGTCCGCCTCGTCAACTGCGCCGCCGGCGAGCACGCAGGCGAGATCGACTTTTTCCTGAACCTCAACAATCACGGCAAGAGCAGCGCCATCCGCCAGGGCTCTAGCGATAGGAAGGTCACCGTACCGGTGAAGCCGGTCTCCGAAATCCTCGCCGGGCTTTCGATCGACCCGGCCGCGATCGGGCTGGTGTGGATGGATATTGAAGGCTATGAGCCGGTCGCCTGCCGCTCGATGCAGCCGCTGCTTTCCCGCCGCGTGCCGCTTCATATGGAGTTCACGCCGCTGTTCTACGGGCGCGAGGGCACGAAGGCCTTCATAACGATGCTGTCGGGGTTCTACGAGGATTGCGTCGTGCTCTTCGAGGACCGCGAGGAAGAGATGAAGGTGCGGGATCTGCCTGGCGATATCGATCAGTACAACGTATTGTTTTTGCCCTAG
- a CDS encoding class I SAM-dependent methyltransferase: MSRLDSFIRRLTAQRDILNAITDLVEDIEGPVLEFGLGNGRTFDHLREKFPDRRIIAFDWEVRSYSASTPEPQDMVTGNIRDSGQAFLGIGAALAHADIGTGHDEIDAVTLTWLPQLIAGVLGPNGIAVSGLPLEHPELTELPLPEGIKEGRYFLYRRM, translated from the coding sequence ATGAGCCGCCTCGACAGCTTCATTCGCCGGTTGACGGCCCAACGCGACATTCTGAACGCAATCACCGATCTGGTCGAGGACATCGAAGGCCCGGTGCTGGAGTTCGGCCTCGGCAACGGCCGCACCTTTGATCACCTGCGCGAAAAATTCCCCGACCGCCGCATCATCGCCTTCGACTGGGAAGTCCGCTCCTATTCGGCCTCGACCCCAGAGCCGCAAGATATGGTGACTGGCAACATCCGCGATTCCGGTCAGGCCTTCCTCGGCATCGGCGCAGCCCTCGCCCACGCCGATATCGGCACCGGCCATGACGAGATCGATGCGGTGACGCTGACCTGGCTGCCACAGCTGATAGCCGGCGTGCTCGGCCCGAACGGCATCGCCGTCAGCGGCCTGCCACTGGAGCATCCGGAGCTCACGGAGCTGCCGCTGCCGGAGGGAATCAAGGAAGGGCGGTATTTTCTGTATCGGCGCATGTGA